The genomic stretch CATCATCTATGTAAttgttacatatatttatttctttataattgtaatatgatgcaaCTATGATAATTATTTTCTTCCCAAAAAAGTGTAATATCATTTCATATATTCCACCCCCCAAATTGTCATCATTTTTACGTTAGAGAATTGCTATTATTTACGTTAttgaattgttgtcatttgacATATTTCCccctaaatgttcatttatgttaCACAATTGATATATAATTCCTCATAATTCTGTTATAAAATTCCTATTTTATAGAATAATATTCCCCCCAAATAGTCATTTTCCAACATATTCATTTAGTTATTTCTGCTATTTTGGAGGCCTGATGttgaatatgtttaaaaaatatatacatcggctataataataataataataacgtataaaaaaaaccttaccttTCTGGTGAAATCCTTTCCCACAGAATTCACAGACAAAAGGTTTGTATCCTGCGTGGATGCGGACGTGCGTGTTGAGGGTCGAGCTTCTGTTGAAGGCTTTTCCACACTGGTTGCATTTGTGAGGCTTTTCCTTTAAGACAAATAtagatatgtaaatatatatatataagagtacacgtatactataataatacctgtgtgtgttacctgtgtGTGGATGATCTTGTGTCTGCACAAAGTGCTGGCCTGTCGGAAGCCTTTGCCGCACACTTTGCACACGAAGGGCCGTGCTCCGGTGTGCACCGGCATGTGTCTGGTCAGATTGTAGTGCGCATTAAAAACCTGAAcaattgcaagaaaaaaattaaaaattaaagataAAATTAGTTTTTGCCACTTTACTTCAAttccatgctgtttttttatgttgtattaatgtttttaattgggCCTATGTTGCAGTAAAATGCGGGATTATATGTGTATTaggtataaatatacagtatttgtgttttataaatatgtatttgtatttttaccttTCCACAAACTTCACATGTGAAGTTTTTGGGCTTTCCTTCTCCAGCGCCGCCGTTGCCGCAAAGTTTGTTGTGCGTCTTGAAGGAGTTCTTCTCGACGTGATTGTCCTTCACTATCTGGTCCAGCTGCCCCGGAAGATGCTCCTTGTGCGGGTACTGAGGCGTGGGCACCTTGTCGCCCCCCAACCCGGTGGGCACCTTGCCGTTGTCCAGGAGTAAAAGTCTGTGCTGGGCTGTGATGGACGCCTGAGTCTGCTGTCCGGACAACCAGTGCCCCGCCAGCAAGTCCGACTGCGGGAAAGCGGGGTCCAGGTAGTTGAGATAGTAGAAAGAACCGCTCGGCACCGCCAGAGCCTGGTGGATCACCTGCGGCTTCACCAGCCGACTCCCGGCCGCCAAGACGGGCTGCTTGAGCCCGGAGTCCGCTTTTGCGCACACGCAGCAGTTCGCCTTGCACGGCGCGCCCCCCCTTAGACTGGACCTCCACAGCTCCGAGTAGTTCATCAGGGCCTTGGCCTGGAAGTCGTAGCCGAAGGGCTGCAGAGGGATCATGCAGGGAATCGGGGAGCAGAACCCGAGAAGCTTCTTGCCCTCCGAACGCTCCTCCGCGCCGCTCTCGGAGCTTTTGGACATGATCCGGTCTATGGAGAAGGCGAGCGTCTTGGCGGCCGCGGAGGGTCCGGTTCTACCGCAGGACATCATGGTCTCCAGAGCTCCTGAACgtgacatttgttttgttttcgcTGCAAAAAACCCGAAAGACGTCAGATTTGCTCCTTCCAGTTGTCTTTTCAGTCTCTTGTGGTCCCAGCAGGACTGACAGGAGGACGCATCAGTTTAATAAGAACCTCGCTGCCCCTCTCACGCATTTGCATTGAAAAAGAACAGTGCGCCGCAACAATGGCATCCGGGGTGGAGGATTAATGCTTAATTAACGGCCATTAAGCAGCACCCGGGATCGGGACCGGGACCGGGACGGAGACTAAATGTTGCAAACGTCTTGTGGTGAAAGCTTCAAGTTGGAAGGACTTTGCATCTTTAATGCATCACATGGgtgtggaccaaaaaaaaaaaaagcagtgcgTGTCATGTTGGCGTGAGCACCGCCCCTGCTCACACTGGATCTCATCAACCTGCTCACAAGTAAACTTGTGCATCGTGGATATGTCATCATTTctgtccccccacccccactcccactcccactcttTATTTGCGGACATTCCTGGACGTCCTGCGTCCACCTTGTTCAAGAGCTCAAACTCCCTTTGGATCCTTCTCCTGTGAAAAGAAGCAATTTTCCAAAGCTGGTggagagaaaaaacacacaaccttCTCTCACGTTTAGCCACTAAAGCACTGCGTGAACCTGCTTGTGTGACCCCCCTCCTGCCCCTACCCCCCCTGCACAAATAGTGGACGGATTAAAGGAGGACAGGCAGGAAGAAAAGACTTGGCTCGGCCAGAAGTGTACAAGGAACATGAAAAGAACCCAGCAACAATGAGGAGGTCCATTCATGTGTTTGAAGGCCATTTGAGAACAGAACACTGGACGTCCATCATGTCACCTTCACGGTTCATGTTCATTCCATACCTGCATGGTGGATCTATTTTATTgccttttcacttttatttgacttgaaatttAACCTTAAACTCGAACAGTAACGTTtgataaatacacatttattttacatatgatgattattttattttaattattttatttaattattattatttatttataacacgTTATATATTCACTTTAATGTCCATTTggcacattttaaatataatttattgtaactttttcacatgacatatttattttatatattattattttatcttaattattttatttatttataacatgtTATATATTCACTTGAATATACATTTggcacattttaaatataatttattgtaactttttcacatgacatttattttatatattattattttatcttaattattttatttatttataacatgtTATACGTATATTCACTCTAATGTacatttggaacattttaaatgtaattttttgtaactttttcacatgacatatttattttatatattattattttatcttaattattttatttatttataacatgtTATATATTCACTTGAATATACATTTGgcacattttaaatgtaatttattgtaactttttcacatgacatatttattttatatattattattttatcttaattattttatttatttataacacgTTATATATTCACTCGAATGTCCATTTGgcacattttaaatgtaatttattgtaactttttcacatgacatatttattttatatattattattttatcttgattattttatttatttataacacgTTAATATTCACTTGAATGTacatttggaacattttaaatgtaattcattgtgactttttcacatgatatatttattttgtactaACTTTTATGGATGTGTTTTATAGTAAATTTGTTTTCCATAATTTGCagcaaaaagtattttttacattgtatatttacaatagtttatatttacagtaactaagcttaaatatatttattttatatattttttgtatatttatgccaactttttccacattacatatttatttatagtatattttacattatatactgtatttattctatatatttttcttaattattttattaatagtaattattatcctgtatatttacatataacaACTTTTCTTGCATTATATAGTTCATTTCTAGTAAGTTTTTTcacataatacatttattcttttACTAACATTTCTATATTAAAATTCTCATAACTTTTTTCacatccattttcgatgccgcctttcctccctagagtcgcaggtatgctggagcctatcccagctgactttgggcgagaggcagggtctcCAGCCAACCGTACGGCCATTTTTAACATgatatatggtatttattttctcataacTTTGCCATGTCGTGTAAAAAATGACTCTCCTGTACTGTCTACTGTGGTGCGACTGTGGAATTATTCTATGTTacataatttttgttttatttataaatgggagGGTTGACGGGTGAATTACATTTAAGATGAATAATCATCACATTCCTGTCCATATATGttgaaaacaacaaatagaTGAGTTTTCTGTAACGTTGTCATCTATCCCAAACATACATTGAAACACTTTGTGTTTTCCGAAGGACCAACGCGGTGAGGGAAGGTGACGACGGCCCGGTTCTGTATAGACTTAATGCCGTACTTAACACAGCATGCCGCTGTCCTCctacactgttttttttccctcttaataACCTTAAAATACGTCCcggctgtgttttgttttaagctGCAGCTCAGCATGGAGGAATGAATGCCTGTTGTCTCCGTGCTGCTCATATGTAAATGGCTGAA from Doryrhamphus excisus isolate RoL2022-K1 chromosome 1, RoL_Dexc_1.0, whole genome shotgun sequence encodes the following:
- the fezf2 gene encoding fez family zinc finger protein 2, which codes for MSRSGALETMMSCGRTGPSAAAKTLAFSIDRIMSKSSESGAEERSEGKKLLGFCSPIPCMIPLQPFGYDFQAKALMNYSELWRSSLRGGAPCKANCCVCAKADSGLKQPVLAAGSRLVKPQVIHQALAVPSGSFYYLNYLDPAFPQSDLLAGHWLSGQQTQASITAQHRLLLLDNGKVPTGLGGDKVPTPQYPHKEHLPGQLDQIVKDNHVEKNSFKTHNKLCGNGGAGEGKPKNFTCEVCGKVFNAHYNLTRHMPVHTGARPFVCKVCGKGFRQASTLCRHKIIHTQEKPHKCNQCGKAFNRSSTLNTHVRIHAGYKPFVCEFCGKGFHQKGNYKNHKLTHSGEKQYKCSICNKAFHQIYNLTFHMHTHNDKKPFTCATCGKGFCRNFDLKKHIRKLHDNSFSSAASRAETC